In Raphanus sativus cultivar WK10039 chromosome 5, ASM80110v3, whole genome shotgun sequence, the following proteins share a genomic window:
- the LOC108859886 gene encoding beta-glucosidase 23-like, whose protein sequence is MALHKVPLIGLLLLLTIVVSPATADGPVCPPSTKLSRASFPEGFLFGTATAAYQVEGAVNETCRGPALWDIFCKRYPERCKNDNGDVAVDFFHRYKEDIQLMKNLNTDAFRLSIAWTRIFPHGRKEKGVSQAGVQFYHDLIDELLRNGIVPFVTVFHWDTPQDLEDEYGGFLSERIVKDFREYADFVFQEYGGKVKHWITFNEPWVFAHAGYDVGKKAPGRCSSYVDAKCLGGRSGYEVYLVSHNLLNAHAEAFEAFTQCEKCKGGKVGIAHSPAWFEPHDFQDSQDGASISRALDFMLGWHLDTTMYGDYPQIMKDIVGHRLPQFTAAQKAKLKNSAHFVGLNYYTSTFANHVENPDHSKPRWKQDSLISWEPKNSDKLTIGSTPSTGKLPVFAKGFRSLLKYIKDKYANPEIMIMENGYGEDLGETDSVAVGTADHNRKYYLQRHLLSMNEAICIDKVNVTGYFIWSLLDNFEWNEGYKSRFGLYYIDFKNNLTRIEKESGKYYRDFLSQGVRPSAIKRDEL, encoded by the exons ATGGCTTTGCACAAAGTTCCTCTCATTGGGCTGCTTTTGCTCCTAACCATTGTCGTCTCTCCAGCAACAGCTGATGGACCTGTTTGCCCTCCTTCCACCAAACTTAGCCGGGCAAGTTTCCCTGAGGGTTTCTTATTTGGCACTGCTACTGCAGCATATCAG GTTGAAGGTGCAGTGAATGAAACTTGTCGTGGACCTGCCTTGTGGGATATCTTCTGTAAAAGATATCCAG AGAGATGCAAAAACGATAATGGCGATGTGGCCGTTGATTTCTTCCATCGTTATAag GAAGATATTCAGCTAATGAAGAACCTAAACACAGATGCCTTCAGACTCTCTATCGCGTGGACAAGAATATTTCCTC ATGGGAGAAAGGAGAAAGGAGTGAGTCAAGCTGGTGTGCAGTTCTACCACGATCTCATCGATGAGCTCCTAAGAAATg GTATTGTTCCCTTCGTGACTGTTTTCCACTGGGACACTCCACAAGATTTAGAAGACGAATATGGCGGCTTTCTAAGTGAAAGGATTGT GAAAGATTTCCGGGAGTATGCAGATTTTGTTTTCCAAGAATACGGTGGAAAAGTGAAACATTGGATCACTTTCAACGAGCCATGGGTTTTTGCTCACGCCGGTTATGACGTAGGCAAGAAAGCACCAGGGCGTTGCTCTTCTTACGTCGATGCAAAGTGCCTAGGCGGACGATCGGGATACGAGGTTTATCTCGTCAGTCATAACCTCCTTAACGCTCACGCAGAAGCCTTTGAAGCTTTCACACAATGTGAAAAG TGTAAAGGAGGAAAGGTTGGAATCGCACATAGTCCGGCTTGGTTTGAACCACATGACTTTCAGGATTCACAAGATGGTGCGTCCATAAGCCGTGCACTTGACTTTATGTTGGGATG GCATTTGGATACTACCATGTATGGGGACTATCCACAGATCATGAAAGATATTGTTGGACACAGACTGCCCCAATTTACTGCTGCGCAGAAAGCAAAACTGAAAAATTCGGCCCATTTCGTAGGCCTCAACTACTACACATCGACATTTGCAAACCATGTCGAGAATCCAGATCATTCTAAACCAAGATGGAAGCAAGATTCTCTTATTTCATGGGAAC CTAAGAATTCAGACAAATTGACCATTGGTAGCACG CCTTCCACCGGTAAGCTACCCGTTTTCGCAAAAGGCTTTAGAAGTCTTTTGAAGTACATCAAGGATAAATATGCAAACCCTGAAATTATGATCATGGAAAATG gatATGGAGAAGACCTTGGGGAAACCGATTCAGTTGCAGTTGGTACTGCTGATCACAACAGAAAATATTATCTTCAGAGGCATCTTTTGAGTATGAATGAAGCTATTTG CATCGACAAAGTAAATGTTACAGGATACTTTATATGGTCATTGTTGGACAACTTCGAGTGGAATGAAGGTTACAAAAGCAGATTCGGACTCTACTACATTGATTTCAAAAATAACCTCACACGTATTGAGAAAGAATCGGGCAAGTACTACAGAGACTTCTTAAGTCAAGGTGTTCGTCCATCTGCCATCAAGAGGGATGAACTTTGA
- the LOC108862930 gene encoding beta-glucosidase 23-like, translating to MALHKVPLIGLLLLLTIVVSPATADGPVCPPSTKLSRASFPEGFLFGTATAAYQVEGAVNETCRGPALWDIFCKRYPERCKNDNGDVAVDFFHRYKEDIQLMKNLNTDAFRLSIAWTRIFPHGRKEKGVSQAGVQFYHDLIDELLRNGIVPFVTVFHWDTPQDLEDEYGGFLSERIVKDFREYADFVFQEYGGKVKHWITFNEPWVFAHAGYDVGKKAPGRCSSYVDAKCLGGRSGYEVYLVSHNLLNAHAEAFEAFTQCEKCKGGKVGIAHSPAWFEPHDFQDSQDGASISRALDFMLGWHLDTTMYGDYPQIMKDIVGHRLPQFTAAQKAKLKNSAHFVGLNYYTSTFANHVENPDHSKPRWKQDSLISWEPKNSDKLTIGSTPSTGKLPVFAKGFRSLLKYIKDKYANPEIMIMENGYGEDLGETDSVAVGTADHNRKYYLQRHLLSMNEAICIDKVNVTGYFIWSLLDNFEWNEGYKSRFGLYYIDFKNNLTRIVKESGKYYKEFLSQGVRPSAIKRDEL from the exons ATGGCTTTGCACAAAGTTCCTCTCATTGGGCTGCTTTTGCTCCTAACCATCGTCGTCTCTCCAGCAACAGCTGATGGACCTGTTTGCCCTCCGTCCACCAAACTTAGCCGGGCAAGTTTCCCTGAGGGTTTCTTATTTGGCACGGCTACTGCAGCATATCAG GTTGAAGGTGCAGTGAATGAAACTTGCCGTGGACCGGCCTTGTGGGATATCTTCTGTAAAAGATATCCAG AGAGATGCAAAAACGATAATGGCGATGTGGCCGTTGATTTCTTCCATCGTTATAag GAAGATATTCAGCTAATGAAGAACCTAAACACAGATGCCTTCAGACTCTCTATCGCGTGGACAAGAATATTTCCTC ATGGGAGAAAGGAGAAAGGAGTGAGTCAAGCAGGTGTGCAGTTCTACCACGACCTCATCGATGAGCTCCTAAGAAATg GTATTGTTCCCTTCGTGACTGTTTTCCACTGGGACACTCCACAAGATTTAGAAGACGAATATGGCGGCTTTCTAAGTGAAAGGATTGT GAAAGATTTCCGGGAGTATGCAGATTTTGTTTTCCAAGAATACGGTGGAAAAGTGAAACATTGGATCACTTTCAACGAGCCATGGGTTTTTGCTCACGCCGGTTATGACGTAGGCAAGAAAGCACCAGGGCGTTGCTCTTCTTACGTCGATGCAAAGTGCCTAGGCGGACGATCGGGATACGAGGTTTATCTCGTCAGTCATAACCTCCTTAACGCTCACGCAGAAGCCTTTGAAGCTTTCACACAATGTGAAAAG TGTAAAGGAGGAAAGGTCGGAATCGCACATAGTCCGGCTTGGTTTGAACCACATGACTTTCAGGATTCACAAGATGGTGCGTCCATAAGCCGTGCACTTGACTTTATGTTGGGATG GCATTTGGATACTACCATGTATGGGGACTATCCACAGATCATGAAAGATATTGTTGGACACAGACTGCCCCAATTTACTGCTGCGCAGAAAGCAAAACTGAAAAACTCGGCCCATTTCGTAGGCCTCAACTACTACACATCGACATTTGCAAACCATGTCGAGAATCCAGATCATTCTAAACCAAGATGGAAGCAAGATTCTCTTATTTCATGGGAAC CTAAGAATTCAGACAAATTGACCATTGGTAGCACG CCTTCCACCGGTAAGCTACCCGTTTTCGCAAAAGGCTTTAGAAGTCTTTTGAAGTACATCAAGGATAAATATGCAAACCCTGAAATTATGATCATGGAAAATG gatATGGAGAAGACCTTGGGGAAACCGATTCAGTTGCAGTTGGTACTGCTGATCACAACAGAAAATATTATCTTCAGAGGCATCTTTTGAGTATGAATGAAGCTATTTG CATCGACAAAGTAAATGTTACAGGATACTTTATATGGTCATTGTTGGACAACTTTGAATGGAATGAAGGTTACAAGAGCAGATTCGGACTCTACTACATCGATTTCAAAAATAATCTCACACGTATTGTAAAAGAATCGGGAAAGTATTACAAAGAGTTCCTAAGTCAAGGTGTCCGTCCATCTGCTATCAAGAGAGATGAGCTTTGA